In the Mytilus galloprovincialis chromosome 10, xbMytGall1.hap1.1, whole genome shotgun sequence genome, one interval contains:
- the LOC143049374 gene encoding transmembrane protein 267-like: MTFTLTVIRCVCFELILFAVCLFGDNYIGTHGFSIFGLSNELSKALLDNLTHGFVGYFTWAIIVDLSDCGKDLIECSGCMMLAMVIDIDHFIAARSIELKSALSLHNRPIFHASSIIPVAVGCIWIISYLRSNDILKRISLIFLVAWTSHHIRDGKRRGLWFPPFGSTQPLPKTTYVLLILCLPLVLQSVLYLTEQRQSNSNSSIQREMVKV; this comes from the exons ATGACTTTCACACTCACAGTTATACGATGCGTTTGTTTTGAGCTCATTTTATttgctgtttgtttgtttggtgaTAATTATATTGGAACACATGGATTTTCTATATTTGGATTGAGTAACGAACTTTCTAAAGCTTTACTGGATAACTTAACGCATGGATTTGTTGGATATTTCACTTGGGCGATTATAGTAGATTTGTCGGATTGCGGAAAGGACCTGATCGAATGTTCCGGATGTATGATGTTAGCAATGGTGATCGATATAGACCATTTTATTGCTGCACGATCTATTGAATTGAAG TCTGCATTGTCACTTCACAACAGACCAATATTCCATGCTTCATCAATTATACCTGTAGCTGTTGGTTGTATTTGGATTATATCATACCTGCGCTCTAACGACATTCTGAAACGTATTTCATTGATATTTCTCGTTGCGTGGACTTCACATCACATACGAGACGGCAAGAGACGAGGATTATGGTTTCCTCCATTCGGAAGTACTCAGCCTTTACCGAAGACAACATATGTACTTTTGATTTTGTGTTTGCCTTTGGTATTACAAAGTGTGCTATATTTGACTGAGCAACGACAGAGTAACAGTAATTCTTCTATACAACGTGAAATGGTAAAAGTGTAA